The Rhododendron vialii isolate Sample 1 chromosome 1a, ASM3025357v1 region CTGGCATTTGCGTCATGATGCATTGCACGCCGAAGTTCACTCAAGAAATCCATCTGTGAACCCGAAGAAGATCCAGCAGCGACTCTGGGAGAATTAAACTGAATACAAGCACCCAACACCAAATTATATttgtcacagagagagagagagagagagagagagagagagagagagagagagagcaaaggaATTTCTATTGTCACCTGATGAGGAAGTCTAAATTGTCCCCATGCGGATCCACCACTCCCAGTATACATCACGGGCCTgtctttaaaaaagaagaaaaacaaaaacacaagtCAGAAATTATATCTGCGTTCCTATACCTGCAGTTTATGCTTGGAAAATGTATTTCGGGCATGCCTAGAGGTTGGGGGCATAGCAGAACCTTTTGTTTCCTCTCATAGTGGAGTAGGGTGAATTTCTTTTCTGCCTTGGAAcatatattttgtttcttttgcagATAACCCACATGACAATAATAGCAACAGAATAAGGAAGAATAAAAGCCGGAATATGGTTTTCCTATCGAGAATCAGAAGCCTGGTTTTGAACATGATAGAATAAGGAAACATGCTAAGACAGCCCCCATCTCATGTCTAATTGGACTTCTACAAATGAGGCATCACTTCGATGATCCAAGTGTCGCATGTAGTTCAGGAAAAAGCTAGTGGACCCAAAGCATGCAGATTACATTACAACCTTTTCAAGTTGGCCGAACCAAGTGCAAAACAAATGTCCACAGTGAATTAAAGTGGTTACTGGAATTCTTTTGACCTGCAACTACTCTACATGGGTCAAGCCTGCTTTACTACTTGAAATTATACCAAATCGATTGAGATTGCAGTCAAGACATCAGAAGTTCAAAGCACAACACAAGGCATTAACACGAACATCAACTAAAGTAGAATCTAACAATATTGCatacaagaattttagaaatttcaaaagaaaaaaagtgattGATGTTAGACGCTTCAAAAGAACTAGTTAGTTTAGCTGACCGGTGTCAGATATGGTTCAACAGGGGTCCAATCCCACAACTTCATCtaaacaaaatttctcaaacttTTTAACTACTAAGCAAATTTGTCTCTCCTGTTACCTACAAGGAGTAAGGGGTTACCGAGCAGATTCACGGGGAGGTCATGGATGTAAGACTACAACTCTATGGAGTACCTCCCTCCCAAATCTCATTCATCAGGGAAGCTAATAACGTTTGTCGACACCCAATAGAACTTCCAAGGCTAAGGTGTAAATGATACGACCCTTATTGTATAGTCAAAAAGACATCATGTATTCAAGGCATACCCAGTTCATCAATAGTCCACAAGTAGGTCCAATAATTGGTCTTTGCTACATTTGCCAAAAATTCGTGGGCTAATAATATCTATGTTAAATTACTACAGCTGAACATggatttcttttctcttttccctGTTTGAACAAATCACACTTGATGATGGAAGCACACCAAGTATGCTTGAAATGCAAAACACGCTCCAGCTATGAAAGAAAAACTCGTACAGAAAACACATGGGAGTTGTTCCTGAATGAAATATCTAATGCACAAAAGACCAAACCAATAAGGAACAAGCTTTAGAATATTCCAGAACTCACAAGTGCTTTAACTCACCAGCAAAATCTGTTGTTGGATCATTAAATGCATTTATAGTAGCTGCCCAACCTGCATTATAAAGATTCAAAAGAGGAATGGTTATTCACACAAACTAAATTACCTCAATCTTATTGGGTTTTATTGCTTTTAAGTGATGGTGATTAGAACATGAATTGGTTTAATCCTTCCATCTCAAACCAACTTATGCCAATTTCAATATCAGGTTAAGTATAACATTTGCAGCCAAAGCAAGCTTACTGAAAGCActttttttcatacaaaataGAGAAACATGGAACTTTCTTCACATCCATTACACAAAAGATTTAAGAGAATATGATCTTCACAACCTATGGTAGGATGGAAGTTTCTTCAGAAAATATACTTGCAATCAACTAAGATTTCTCACAACAAGTTTCTTCACACTACAAATTTTAGGCAGTCGCCATTAGCAGATCAtatctctttttcatttttttgtcaaaatactaTTATCCACTACATGACAAGTTGAATCCCTGCTCTTTCAACCATGCCAACACCAACTCTCTTGACCTATCCCTTTGCCAACGTGATACCACCACCATCCACCATACTCCCTCCACTTCAATTGCCACCCCATTGCTTTACAAGTACCACAGCCACCATACTTctgattttggataaaaattcaaGTCATTTTAATCAGACAAATCTACATATAGACAACATTTAGCATTGCAGGTcatcaaagattcaaaatgcTAGTTGCTGCTATATTGTTTGTTAAACTGAGGGCGGCAGTGTAATATCAAACACCTTGATGAATGTCTCCACAATTATCAAAAACGTCCAGAGTTAGGGTGATGAGGAATAACATGATCAGACTGCACTTAAAATGCAAACTTGACATTTAAATAGAGTGATCTAGATAAAATTGATACATGAAACTGAAGCCAAGTAACTGAGATAAAGGCACATTGAGTTCAGTTGAGTGGGACCATATCCCCGCTCATCAATATGTTGAAATGAATGATAAATAGAACTAGGAAGTttgcaaaaaattcaaaaaagaggGAGCTCTactgaaaaataaatataaccAAGCACATAAGAGATCACGACATGAACTCATTTGAAATGAACGTCACCTAAGTTATTGTTGACAAAAGCTGGAGGCAGGATAAAAGTTCTATACAAGGATTTTAAAAGGTAAATTTGCAAGCAATCACCACTAACTAACAACAGCCATCCCAAAGCATCATGTGCTTTTATGTGTTAACCGGGTAGGGGTCCTCGGTTCCCCTATTTCGATACCGTATTCCAATTTCTAAGTTGACCCATCAACATTTATTGGGTTACTTTAGTATACAAAGGAAAACACATTAATTAGGAGATGAAAATAAAAGCTAGTGTAATGCAAACAT contains the following coding sequences:
- the LOC131319355 gene encoding uncharacterized protein LOC131319355 isoform X1, with the protein product MENPSDSSSAANITTTKRYAPPFQRKGSLGRRKSGGDRFERINNSVNDGEKNQVATSKHVPLTDHGDAAVVNENLHPRLISLHGCCKSDAFQLLNERWAATINAFNDPTTDFADRPVMYTGSGGSAWGQFRLPHQVTIEIPLLSLSLSLSLSLSLSLCDKYNLVLGACIQFNSPRVAAGSSSGSQMDFLSELRRAMHHDANASSAT